One segment of Luteolibacter rhizosphaerae DNA contains the following:
- a CDS encoding MGMT family protein, whose protein sequence is MAKSNVFARIREEVIRLVALIPEGRFTTYGSIALHMNCNPRHVAKTLSGLSAEESARLPWHRVVAAEGRISRSMEPELAERQRKLLEKEGMKVNARGFIQESDDHFHVVGIRREIRWDEN, encoded by the coding sequence ATGGCCAAGTCGAACGTCTTCGCACGTATCCGGGAGGAAGTGATCCGCTTGGTGGCCTTGATCCCCGAAGGCCGCTTCACGACGTATGGCTCGATCGCGCTGCATATGAACTGCAACCCGCGCCATGTGGCCAAGACCTTGTCAGGGCTGAGCGCGGAGGAATCCGCGCGACTGCCATGGCATCGTGTGGTGGCGGCGGAGGGACGGATCAGCCGCAGCATGGAGCCGGAATTGGCCGAACGTCAGCGGAAGCTACTGGAGAAGGAGGGCATGAAGGTGAATGCCCGGGGATTTATCCAGGAGTCGGATGATCATTTCCACGTGGTTGGAATCCGACGGGAGATTCGCTGGGACGAGAACTGA
- a CDS encoding thioredoxin family protein, whose product MKKSLFSFLLAGSFLINPLHAEYRKWVNTEGVTIDAELVKVDGDKVTLRLRNGKTSTFAQSKLSAADQEFLKTQASKPEATDTTAETGDKPVVDANRKAKWLNKMEKAQEQSKETGLPILVLFTGTSWCPYCVKLEDEVFGESAFKSFADQNLVLLMLDFGPGGTPNNRKDEKLKKDYGVTGFPTYFLTDATGKQLAKGGYHAGINPEEFAKWAKNATPKK is encoded by the coding sequence ATGAAAAAGTCGCTCTTCAGTTTCCTCCTCGCTGGCTCCTTCCTGATCAACCCGCTTCACGCGGAGTATCGCAAGTGGGTCAACACCGAAGGCGTCACCATCGACGCCGAGCTGGTGAAAGTCGACGGTGACAAGGTCACGCTCCGCCTTCGCAACGGCAAGACCAGCACCTTCGCCCAGTCGAAGCTCTCGGCCGCTGACCAGGAGTTCCTCAAAACTCAGGCGAGCAAACCGGAAGCCACGGATACGACCGCGGAAACCGGGGACAAGCCGGTCGTCGATGCCAATCGCAAGGCGAAGTGGCTGAACAAAATGGAGAAGGCCCAGGAGCAGTCCAAGGAGACCGGCCTGCCGATCCTGGTCCTCTTCACCGGCACCAGCTGGTGCCCTTACTGCGTGAAGCTGGAGGATGAAGTCTTCGGCGAATCGGCCTTCAAATCCTTTGCCGACCAGAACCTCGTCCTTCTCATGCTCGACTTCGGCCCCGGCGGCACTCCGAACAACCGGAAGGACGAGAAGCTGAAGAAGGACTACGGTGTCACCGGCTTCCCCACCTACTTTCTGACCGACGCCACCGGCAAGCAACTGGCGAAGGGCGGCTATCACGCCGGAATCAATCCCGAGGAGTTCGCCAAGTGGGCGAAGAACGCCACGCCGAAGAAGTGA